The following proteins are encoded in a genomic region of Gossypium hirsutum isolate 1008001.06 chromosome D05, Gossypium_hirsutum_v2.1, whole genome shotgun sequence:
- the LOC107904785 gene encoding acyl-coenzyme A oxidase 3, peroxisomal has protein sequence MSELGHGSNVREVETVTTYDSNTQEFVINTPCESAQKFWIGEAANHATHAIVFSPLNINRSNQGVHAFIAQIRDADGYLCQNVWIADCGRKIGLNGVDNGQIWFGNVYSRGYGM, from the exons ATGTCTGAGTTGGGGCATGGAAGTAAT GTTCGCGAAGTTGAAACAGTAACAACATATGATTCAAATACACAGGAGTTTGTGATTAATACTCCATGTGAATCAGCTCAAAAGTTTTGGATTGGTGAGGCAGCCAAT CATGCAACACATGCAATCGTGTTTTCACCGCTAAATATCAACAGAAGCAATCAAGGAGTCCATGCATTTATAGCCCAAATCAGGGATGCTGATGGTTATCTATGTCAAAACGTTTGGATTGCTGACTGTGGTCGTAAAATTGGTCTAAACGGTGTTGATAATGGTCAAATCTG GTTTGGAAATGTGTATTCCAGAGGCTATGGGATGTAG
- the LOC107904787 gene encoding cytosolic sulfotransferase 15: MESKESSLGTPSAAASNADDLGLTQFQGFWIPSRSVPTSSIIAFQKNFQALDDDIIVVSKPKSGTTWLKALVFSIVNRHHYTFSNTPLNSTNPHLLVPYLDIHLYKKNPNPDLSTISSPRLFSTHLPYPMLADSIKRSNCRIVYIIRNPFDIIVSLWHFLRFMDDRSVEDHFEMFCRGEEGYGPFWDHALGYWNMSLEKPSNVLFLRYEELKEDPVAQTKRLAAFLGFPFSIEEEKTGMVNQIVDFCSFNNLKDLEVNKTGKNPGSIIPNNKLFFRSGKVGDYVNHLSPTAVERLSNILEEKLSGSGLTFK; encoded by the coding sequence ATGGAGAGCAAGGAAAGTAGCCTGGGAACACCTTCTGCTGCAGCATCTAATGCAGATGATCTAGGTTTAACCCAATTCCAAGGCTTTTGGATCCCTTCTCGGAGTGTTCCCACTTCATCCATAATCGCATTTCAGAAAAATTTCCAGGCTCTTGATGATGATATCATTGTTGTATCTAAGCCCAAATCTGGCACCACTTGGCTGAAAGCTTTGGTGTTTTCCATCGTCAACCGCCATCATTATACGTTCTCAAACACCCCCTTGAACTCTACAAATCCTCATCTACTGGTTCCTTATTTGGATATCCATCTttacaaaaaaaaccctaatcctGATCTCTCTACAATATCCTCTCCAAGGTTGTTTTCTACTCATCTCCCGTATCCAATGTTAGCCGATTCCATCAAACGTTCAAATTGTCGGATTGTTTACATAATCCGTAATCCATTTGACATCATTGTCTCACTTTGGCACTTTCTTAGATTTATGGATGATCGGTCAGtggaagaccattttgagatgtTTTGTAGAGGTGAAGAAGGGTATGGACCCTTTTGGGACCATGCTTTAGGGTACTGGAACATGAGCTTGGAGAAGCCATCGAATGTATTGTTCTTGAGATATGAAGAGCTGAAGGAAGATCCAGTGGCTCAAACAAAGAGATTGGCTGCATTCTTAGGATTTCCTTTCTCTATCGAAGAAGAGAAAACAGGTATGGTTAATCAAATTGTTGACTTTTGCAGTTTCAACAATTTGAAAGATTTGGAAGTCAACAAAACTGGGAAGAACCCAGGATCTATAATACCTAATAATAAGTTATTTTTTAGGAGTGGGAAAGTGGGTGATTATGTTAATCATCTCTCTCCTACTGCTGTAGAACGTTTAAGTAATATTTTGGAAGAGAAATTAAGTGGATCTGGTTTAACTTTCAAGTAA
- the LOC107903091 gene encoding uncharacterized protein, translated as MDWIKSTKNAETIRKITPKNQTCRFPPPQNDVVLRLGWVPKHCRFSSPIRPSFYFFVHLFPPLEKICRTLSNTLPIPSGGWDSLRRSSSGAPPLNRRPTKRDEGLLKPGSRWAMRSGFDWRRRRALHPIFKPDSDDGERTSVDGATERFR; from the exons ATGGACTGGATTAAAAGCACGAAAAATGCAGAGACTATCCGCAAAATAACCCCAAAGAACCAAACATGCAgattcccccccccccaaaacgacgttgttttgcgTCTGGGGTGGGTTCCAAAACATTGCCGTTTCAGCTCCCCAATTAGgccctctttttatttttttgttcatttattcCCCCCATTAGAAAAAATCTGCAGAACCCTCTCAAATACCCTCCCCATACCTTCCGGCGGTTGGGATTCCCTCCGCCGTTCATCGTCCGGCGCACCGCCACTAAACCGACGACCGACGAAGCGTGATGAAGGGCTTTTAAAACCCGGTTCTAGGTGGGCTATGAGGTCGGGCTTCGACTGGAGGAGACGAAGAGCCTTGCACCCCATTTTTAAACCCGATTCCGACGACGGTGAGAGGACATCCGTCGACGGAGCTACAGAGCGATTCAG GTAG